From a single Deltaproteobacteria bacterium genomic region:
- the hutU gene encoding urocanate hydratase produces MTTYTPIRAPRGAQLTCKGWPQEAAMRMLMNNLDPEVAERPQDLVVYGGTGRAARSWDDYHRIVAQLRTLDHDETLLVQSGRAVGRFRTHEEAPRVLIANANLVPAWATFDTFRELEAAGLTMYGQMTAGSWIYIGTQGILQGTYETFVAAARTHFGGDLRGKFVLSGGLGGMGGAQPLAATMAGGVFLGVDVDPARIQRRLDTRYLDEVADDLDAALRRVDACVAAGEARSIGLCANAADVYAELVRRGVTPDLVTDQTSAHDPLGGYIPQGLSLAEAADLRARDPDEYIRRARASMVVHCQAMIDMQSAGAAVFDYGNNLRGQAQLGGLDNAFAYPGFVPAYIRPLFCTGKGPFRWVALSGDPADIRKTDEAVLAEVPDDPALETWIRMAQRRVAFQGLPARICWLGYGQRDRVGLRFNELVRSGAVSAPIVIGRDHLDSGSVASPNRETEAMKDGSDAIADWPILNALVNTAAGATWVSFHHGGGVGIGYSLHAGMVVVADGTDRAARCLQRVLTTDPGMGVIRHADAGYDEAIAFAARAGIAVPKLEPLPERDA; encoded by the coding sequence ATGACGACCTACACGCCGATTCGCGCGCCGCGCGGCGCACAGCTCACCTGCAAGGGCTGGCCGCAAGAGGCGGCCATGCGCATGCTGATGAACAACCTCGACCCGGAGGTGGCCGAGCGGCCGCAGGATCTGGTGGTCTACGGCGGCACCGGCCGCGCCGCCCGGTCGTGGGACGACTACCACCGCATCGTCGCGCAGCTGCGCACCCTCGACCACGACGAGACCCTGCTGGTGCAAAGCGGCCGCGCCGTCGGCCGGTTCCGCACCCACGAGGAGGCGCCGCGCGTCCTGATCGCCAACGCGAACCTCGTGCCGGCGTGGGCCACGTTCGACACGTTCCGCGAGCTCGAGGCGGCCGGCCTCACGATGTACGGCCAGATGACGGCCGGCTCGTGGATCTACATCGGCACCCAGGGGATCTTGCAGGGCACCTACGAGACGTTCGTCGCGGCCGCTCGGACGCACTTCGGCGGCGACCTGCGCGGAAAGTTCGTGCTGTCGGGCGGACTCGGCGGCATGGGCGGGGCGCAGCCGCTGGCGGCGACCATGGCCGGCGGCGTGTTCCTGGGGGTCGACGTCGACCCGGCGCGCATCCAGCGCCGCCTCGACACCCGCTACCTCGACGAGGTCGCGGACGACCTCGACGCCGCGCTGCGCCGGGTCGATGCGTGCGTCGCCGCCGGCGAGGCGCGCTCGATCGGGCTGTGCGCCAACGCCGCCGACGTCTACGCCGAGCTGGTGCGCCGGGGCGTCACGCCCGACCTCGTGACCGACCAGACGTCGGCCCACGACCCGCTCGGCGGCTACATCCCGCAGGGCCTGTCGCTGGCCGAGGCGGCCGACCTGCGCGCGCGCGACCCGGACGAGTACATCCGGCGCGCGCGGGCGTCGATGGTCGTCCACTGCCAGGCGATGATCGACATGCAGAGCGCCGGCGCCGCCGTGTTCGACTACGGCAACAACCTGCGCGGCCAGGCGCAACTCGGCGGCCTCGACAACGCGTTCGCCTACCCGGGGTTCGTCCCGGCGTACATCCGGCCGCTGTTTTGCACCGGCAAGGGCCCGTTCCGCTGGGTCGCGCTGTCCGGCGACCCGGCCGACATCCGCAAGACGGACGAAGCCGTGCTCGCCGAGGTGCCCGACGACCCGGCGCTCGAGACCTGGATCCGCATGGCGCAACGGCGCGTCGCGTTCCAGGGGCTGCCGGCCCGCATCTGCTGGCTCGGCTACGGGCAGCGCGATCGCGTCGGACTGCGGTTCAACGAGCTGGTGCGGTCGGGCGCGGTGTCGGCGCCGATCGTGATCGGCCGCGATCACCTCGACAGCGGCTCGGTGGCGTCGCCCAACCGCGAGACCGAAGCGATGAAGGACGGCTCGGACGCGATCGCCGACTGGCCGATCCTCAACGCGCTGGTCAACACCGCCGCCGGCGCCACGTGGGTGTCGTTCCACCACGGCGGCGGCGTCGGTATCGGCTACTCGCTGCACGCCGGCATGGTCGTCGTCGCCGACGGCACCGACCGCGCCGCCCGCTGCCTGCAGCGCGTGCTCACCACAGACCCGGGCATGGGCGTGATCCGCCACGCCGACGCCGGCTACGACGAGGCGATCGCGTTCGCCGCGCGCGCCGGCATCGCCGTGCCGAAACTCGAGCCGCTGCCCGAGCGCGACGCATGA
- a CDS encoding asparagine--tRNA ligase, with protein sequence MTTHRIADLLSDRAPVGERVAVQGWVRTRRDSKAGLSFVHVHDGSCFAPLQVVAPADLPNYEDVVLRITTGCAIRAEGTLVESQGKGQRVELQADRIEVVGWVDDPETYPMQPKRHSPEFLRTVAHLRPRTNLIGAVTRVRHTLAMAIHRFFHDRGFFWIHTPIITASDCEGAGEMFRVSTLDLANLPRTADGAVDFSQDFFGREAHLTVSGQLNVEAYCLAMSRVYTFGPTFRAENSNTRRHLAEFWMVEPEIAFADLHDDVALAEDFLKSIYKTLLDERADDMAFFAQWVDKGCVDRLEHMIASRFETMTYTDAIRRLEAANRSFEFPVRWGMDLQSEHERYLTEEVVGGPVAVVDYPKDIKAFYMRVNDDGRTVAAMDVLAPGIGEIIGGSQREERLDVLDARLDELGLSKDDYWWYRDLRRYGTVPHAGFGLGFERAIQYATGVDNIRDVIPFPRAPRQADF encoded by the coding sequence ATGACCACGCACCGCATCGCCGATCTGCTGTCCGACCGCGCCCCCGTCGGGGAGCGCGTCGCCGTCCAGGGCTGGGTCCGCACCCGCCGGGACTCCAAGGCCGGGCTGTCGTTCGTGCACGTCCACGACGGCTCGTGCTTCGCGCCGCTACAGGTCGTCGCGCCCGCCGACCTGCCCAACTACGAAGACGTCGTCCTCAGGATCACCACCGGCTGCGCGATCCGCGCCGAGGGCACCCTCGTCGAGTCCCAGGGCAAGGGCCAGCGCGTCGAGCTGCAGGCCGACCGCATCGAGGTGGTCGGCTGGGTCGACGACCCCGAGACGTACCCGATGCAGCCCAAGCGCCACTCGCCCGAGTTTCTGCGCACGGTGGCGCACCTGCGGCCGCGCACGAACCTCATCGGCGCCGTCACCCGCGTCCGCCACACGCTGGCGATGGCCATCCACCGGTTCTTTCACGACCGCGGGTTCTTCTGGATCCACACGCCGATCATCACCGCGAGCGACTGCGAGGGCGCCGGCGAGATGTTCCGCGTGAGCACCCTCGACCTGGCGAACCTGCCGCGCACGGCCGACGGCGCGGTGGACTTCTCGCAGGACTTCTTCGGCCGCGAGGCCCATCTGACCGTGTCCGGCCAGCTCAACGTCGAGGCCTACTGCCTCGCCATGTCGCGCGTGTACACCTTCGGCCCGACGTTCCGGGCCGAGAACTCCAACACCCGCCGGCACCTGGCCGAGTTCTGGATGGTGGAACCGGAGATCGCGTTCGCCGACCTGCACGACGACGTCGCCCTCGCCGAGGACTTCTTGAAGTCCATCTATAAGACGCTGCTCGACGAGCGAGCCGACGACATGGCGTTCTTCGCGCAGTGGGTCGACAAGGGCTGCGTCGACCGGCTCGAACACATGATCGCGTCGCGGTTCGAGACGATGACCTATACCGACGCGATCCGGCGTCTCGAGGCAGCAAACCGATCGTTCGAATTTCCGGTGCGCTGGGGCATGGATCTTCAATCGGAACACGAACGATATCTGACCGAGGAGGTCGTCGGCGGCCCCGTCGCGGTCGTCGACTACCCGAAGGACATCAAGGCGTTTTACATGCGCGTCAACGACGACGGCCGCACCGTCGCGGCGATGGACGTGCTCGCGCCCGGCATCGGCGAGATCATCGGCGGCAGCCAGCGGGAAGAGCGCCTGGACGTGCTCGACGCCCGCCTCGACGAACTCGGCCTGTCGAAGGACGACTACTGGTGGTACCGGGACCTGCGCCGCTACGGCACCGTCCCGCACGCCGGCTTTGGCCTCGGCTTCGAGCGCGCGATCCAGTACGCGACCGGGGTCGACAACATCCGCGACGTGATCCCGTTCCCGCGCGCCCCGCGCCAGGCCGACTTCTGA
- the hutI gene encoding imidazolonepropionase, with protein sequence MIERAEVVRRGAAVRVYRAGGDARLVRLCDLAPHLGEPVGRPRRVRDARARGGALELAFDDGAVERVAAADLWPPAGRVDLVVDRAGLVMTCDGDGTGEAALGCIPDAAVALGGGRVVWVGPAADLPADARGAPRLDAGGRLVTPGLVDPHAHPVFAGDRAGEFALRAAGASYRDIAAAGGGIAATLGPTRAASVDDHVRLTAARMDRALAHGTTTCEAKSGYALTVAGELALLEAIAEVDALHPVDLVPTVLGAHVVPPDRAGDRDAFVAEVADRLVPEVARRGLATSADVYCDDGAFTAAETRRILAAARAAGLAVRAHVGQFADLGGAELLAELGALSADHLEHVSADGIAALAAAGVTAVMLPGACVQLRMAPPPVAALRAAGVALAVGTDLNPGTSFSEALPLQMWLATTHYGMTVDEAWLGVTRAAARALGRHDVGRLAPGTRADLVVWDAASPAEIPYHYGVNLVSRVVKAGRIVRS encoded by the coding sequence ATGATCGAGCGCGCCGAGGTCGTGCGCCGCGGCGCGGCGGTCCGCGTGTACCGCGCCGGCGGCGACGCCCGGCTGGTGCGCCTGTGCGACCTGGCGCCCCACCTGGGCGAGCCGGTCGGCCGCCCGCGGCGCGTCCGCGACGCGCGCGCCCGCGGCGGCGCGCTCGAGCTGGCGTTCGACGACGGCGCGGTCGAGCGCGTCGCGGCGGCCGACCTGTGGCCGCCGGCCGGCCGCGTCGACCTGGTGGTCGACCGCGCGGGGCTCGTGATGACCTGCGACGGCGACGGCACCGGCGAGGCCGCCCTCGGCTGCATCCCCGACGCGGCGGTCGCGCTCGGCGGCGGCCGCGTGGTGTGGGTCGGACCGGCCGCCGACCTGCCGGCCGACGCGCGCGGCGCGCCGCGCCTGGACGCCGGCGGCCGGCTCGTCACGCCCGGGCTCGTCGACCCGCACGCGCACCCGGTGTTCGCCGGCGACCGCGCCGGCGAGTTCGCCCTGCGCGCGGCCGGCGCCAGCTATCGCGACATCGCGGCGGCCGGCGGCGGCATCGCCGCCACCCTCGGGCCGACCCGCGCCGCGTCCGTCGACGACCACGTGCGGCTCACCGCGGCCCGCATGGATCGGGCGCTCGCGCACGGCACGACCACGTGCGAGGCGAAGAGCGGCTACGCGCTCACGGTCGCCGGCGAGCTGGCGCTGCTCGAGGCGATCGCGGAGGTCGACGCGCTGCACCCGGTCGACCTGGTCCCGACCGTGCTCGGCGCCCACGTCGTGCCGCCCGACCGCGCGGGCGACCGTGACGCGTTCGTCGCCGAGGTGGCCGACCGGCTCGTGCCCGAGGTGGCGCGGCGCGGGCTCGCGACGTCGGCCGACGTGTACTGCGACGACGGCGCGTTCACCGCGGCAGAGACGCGCCGCATCCTGGCGGCGGCGCGCGCCGCGGGCCTCGCGGTGCGCGCACACGTCGGCCAGTTCGCCGACCTCGGCGGCGCCGAGCTGCTCGCCGAACTCGGCGCGCTGTCGGCCGACCACCTCGAGCACGTGTCGGCGGACGGGATCGCCGCGCTCGCCGCGGCGGGCGTCACCGCGGTGATGCTGCCGGGCGCGTGCGTCCAGCTGCGCATGGCGCCGCCGCCGGTGGCGGCCCTGCGCGCCGCCGGCGTCGCGCTCGCCGTCGGCACGGACCTCAACCCCGGCACGTCGTTTTCCGAGGCGCTGCCCCTCCAGATGTGGCTGGCGACCACCCACTACGGCATGACGGTCGACGAGGCGTGGCTCGGCGTCACCCGCGCCGCGGCGCGCGCCCTCGGCCGCCACGACGTCGGCCGCCTCGCGCCGGGTACGCGGGCCGACCTGGTGGTCTGGGACGCGGCGTCGCCGGCCGAAATCCCGTATCACTACGGCGTCAACCTCGTGTCCCGGGTCGTCAAGGCCGGAAGGATCGTCCGCTCATGA